The following are encoded together in the bacterium genome:
- the lpxD gene encoding UDP-3-O-(3-hydroxymyristoyl)glucosamine N-acyltransferase: MTFTLAQLAERLGARVDGDGSVAITGVAPIENAGPGQLSFLANPKYADHLRTTGAAAVIVAPDLFGVPRAEVARGAALLIHDNPYFTFLQALTLFHPPPPSPPPGVDQSARIGHRVRLGDRVHVGPMCVIDDEAELRDGAVILAGSFVGARSVIGADSMIGPHVTILPGCTLGARVRIHPGTVIGSDGFGYAPVNGKHEKIPQVGGVTIGDDVEIGACCAIDRATMGQTVIGRGTKIDNLVQIAHNVQIGEDCIIVSQVGISGSTKLGNHVTLAGQVGLIGHIELGDNVIVAAQSGIVKDLPPNTIWLGSPAGEMAHQKRVIAATHSLPETLKRLRELEKRVAELEARQK, translated from the coding sequence ATGACCTTCACGCTGGCCCAGTTGGCCGAGCGTCTCGGCGCCCGGGTGGATGGCGACGGCTCGGTCGCGATTACCGGCGTGGCGCCGATTGAAAACGCCGGTCCGGGCCAGTTGTCGTTTCTGGCCAATCCCAAATACGCCGACCATCTGCGTACGACCGGCGCCGCGGCCGTGATCGTGGCGCCGGATCTGTTTGGCGTCCCGCGCGCGGAGGTCGCCCGCGGCGCGGCGCTCCTGATCCACGACAATCCGTACTTCACGTTTCTGCAGGCGCTGACCCTGTTTCATCCGCCTCCGCCCTCTCCCCCGCCGGGTGTCGACCAGTCGGCACGGATCGGACACCGGGTCCGTTTGGGTGACCGGGTGCATGTCGGGCCGATGTGCGTGATCGATGATGAGGCGGAATTGCGCGACGGCGCGGTGATTCTGGCCGGATCGTTTGTCGGCGCCCGCTCGGTGATCGGCGCCGACTCGATGATCGGCCCGCATGTGACGATCCTGCCGGGCTGCACGCTGGGGGCGCGGGTAAGGATTCATCCGGGCACAGTGATCGGCTCCGACGGGTTCGGTTACGCTCCGGTCAACGGAAAGCACGAAAAGATTCCGCAGGTCGGGGGCGTCACGATCGGCGACGATGTCGAGATCGGCGCCTGCTGCGCGATTGATCGGGCCACCATGGGCCAGACCGTGATCGGCCGCGGCACCAAAATCGACAACCTCGTGCAGATCGCGCACAATGTGCAGATCGGCGAGGATTGCATCATCGTTTCGCAGGTCGGCATCTCCGGCTCAACCAAGTTGGGCAACCATGTAACCCTGGCCGGGCAGGTGGGCCTGATCGGACACATCGAACTGGGCGACAATGTCATCGTCGCCGCCCAATCGGGCATCGTCAAGGACCTTCCCCCGAACACCATCTGGCTCGGCTCGCCGGCCGGCGAAATGGCGCATCAAAAGCGCGTCATTGCCGCCACGCATTCCCTCCCCGAGACCCTCAAGCGCCTGCGCGAATTGGAAAAGCGGGTGGCGGAGTTGGAAGCCAGGCAAAAGTAG
- a CDS encoding ABC transporter ATP-binding protein, whose protein sequence is MNASAAIARAVAITRHFVTPDGRLDVLNGIDLEIQPGRIVAIVGASGVGKSTFLHIVGGLDMPSSGKVLWGDRSPYDMGDEERAHYRNRAVGFVFQFHHLLPEFNAEENVALPLIIGGADYRTAVLRARETLAQLGLAERGRHMPGELSGGEQQRAALARALATGAPLIIADEPSGNLDRLTAEQLHSLLGTIVADGTRSVLVATHNPDLAGRADEVYRMRDGRLEPERHGR, encoded by the coding sequence ATGAACGCGTCCGCCGCCATCGCCCGTGCTGTCGCCATCACGCGCCACTTCGTCACGCCCGATGGCCGTCTCGATGTCCTCAACGGCATCGACCTGGAGATTCAGCCGGGACGCATCGTTGCAATTGTCGGCGCCTCCGGTGTCGGGAAAAGCACCTTCCTGCACATCGTCGGCGGGCTCGATATGCCTTCTTCCGGCAAGGTCCTCTGGGGCGACCGGTCGCCGTATGACATGGGCGACGAGGAACGGGCGCACTACCGCAACCGCGCGGTCGGTTTTGTCTTCCAGTTCCATCATCTGCTCCCCGAGTTCAACGCCGAGGAAAACGTCGCGCTGCCCCTGATCATTGGCGGCGCCGACTACCGCACAGCCGTCTTAAGGGCGCGTGAAACACTGGCGCAACTGGGCTTGGCCGAACGGGGCCGTCACATGCCCGGTGAGCTGTCCGGCGGCGAGCAGCAGCGCGCGGCGCTGGCGCGCGCGCTGGCCACCGGCGCGCCTTTGATCATCGCCGATGAGCCCTCCGGCAACCTTGACCGGCTGACCGCGGAACAGTTGCACTCCCTGTTGGGTACAATTGTGGCGGACGGCACACGGTCGGTGTTGGTGGCGACCCACAATCCAGATTTGGCCGGGCGCGCCGATGAAGTCTATAGGATGCGCGATGGCCGTCTGGAGCCGGAGCGCCACGGCCGCTGA
- a CDS encoding protein arginine kinase, whose product MFSSFDEVVKRPVRWMSGDGDRADVVVSSRVRLARNLTKHRYPMRAEPNEAAEVVELVRTAIEKCVPLADGGFFESAALDRDDRDLLIERHLISPEFMRDDLPRGLYVDGTLESSLMINEEDHLRIQAVRSGLDLGAAMARAREIDVALAEVLRFDYDTRLGYLTACPTNVGTGLRVSVLIHLPGLVLTKEMDVVLQQINKVGLNVRGFYGEGSDVLGNIFQVSNQTTLGRTEEDLVDSLEKVTEQLMMYEGNARRTLFTDAGDQIRDKIWRAFGILSNARVLTSQEVMNLLSAVRLGVSMGEPLGLDTAQINELMLATQPAHLERAYGRDMTPEERDVARAELVRARLAKKRARRRPSGGTKD is encoded by the coding sequence ATGTTCTCGTCCTTCGATGAAGTGGTCAAGCGCCCGGTCCGCTGGATGTCGGGCGACGGCGATCGCGCCGACGTAGTGGTTTCCAGCCGCGTGCGGCTGGCCCGCAATCTGACCAAGCACCGTTACCCGATGCGCGCCGAGCCAAACGAGGCCGCGGAGGTGGTGGAGTTGGTCCGCACCGCCATCGAGAAATGCGTGCCGTTGGCCGACGGTGGCTTCTTCGAATCGGCCGCGCTCGACCGCGACGACCGCGATCTGCTCATCGAGCGCCACCTCATTTCCCCCGAATTCATGCGCGATGACCTCCCGCGCGGGTTGTATGTCGATGGCACCCTCGAATCGAGCCTGATGATCAACGAGGAGGACCACCTGCGCATTCAGGCGGTCCGTTCCGGCCTCGATCTCGGCGCGGCGATGGCCCGCGCCCGCGAAATCGACGTCGCCCTCGCCGAGGTGCTGCGCTTCGACTACGACACCCGCCTGGGCTACCTGACCGCCTGCCCGACCAACGTGGGAACCGGCCTGCGCGTCTCCGTGTTGATTCATTTGCCGGGACTGGTGCTCACCAAGGAAATGGACGTCGTGTTGCAGCAGATCAACAAGGTCGGCCTAAACGTGCGCGGCTTCTACGGCGAAGGATCGGATGTCCTGGGAAACATCTTCCAGGTTTCGAACCAGACCACGCTGGGCCGCACCGAGGAGGACCTGGTCGACTCGCTGGAGAAGGTGACCGAGCAACTGATGATGTATGAGGGCAACGCCCGCCGGACACTGTTCACCGACGCCGGCGACCAGATCCGCGACAAGATCTGGCGTGCCTTCGGCATTTTGTCGAACGCGCGGGTGCTCACGTCCCAGGAAGTGATGAACCTGCTCTCGGCAGTGCGGCTGGGTGTCTCGATGGGCGAGCCGCTCGGATTGGACACCGCGCAGATCAACGAATTGATGCTGGCCACCCAGCCGGCACACCTGGAGCGCGCCTATGGACGCGACATGACGCCGGAGGAACGGGATGTGGCGCGCGCCGAGCTGGTGCGCGCGCGGCTGGCGAAAAAACGGGCCCGGCGGCGGCCCAGCGGGGGCACAAAGGACTAG
- a CDS encoding lipoprotein-releasing ABC transporter permease subunit, with translation MAYAPFIARRYLRSRQRHGFLSLITLISILGVIVGTSVMVFALAIMKGFELEVKQRIVGTTAHISVFHRFADGIADWEPLETQIAGVDEVVAVAPFIYYKAAISSADANDGVIVRGIVPEKEAEVTRLCESMVKGDWTLKPDSGRGILLGRVLADRLGCTLGDETVLYSLRGEALSEGMPPKIMKFVVTGIFETGMYEYDASLCYIQLADAQRLFLLPGKVTGFQAKVADWNRADEVAVGIEARLDGDLYATDWMQMHRNLFSWMEIERVWAIVALSLIVTVAAFNIVSTLIMVVIDKRREIAVLKTLGVPSSGVRAIFMWQGSIIGIVGTVLGLALGLAMCWAQSTFNLVSLPPEIYFIDSLPVIVDAEDVIVVGVLAILISFLATIYPARRAARLYPVEILRYE, from the coding sequence ATGGTCTTCGCGCTGGCGATTATGAAGGGATTCGAACTCGAGGTGAAACAGCGGATCGTCGGCACCACCGCCCACATCTCGGTCTTCCACCGCTTTGCCGACGGCATTGCCGACTGGGAGCCGCTGGAAACGCAGATTGCCGGCGTCGATGAGGTGGTCGCCGTCGCGCCGTTTATCTACTACAAGGCGGCGATCTCGTCGGCCGACGCCAATGACGGTGTCATCGTGCGCGGCATTGTTCCGGAGAAGGAAGCCGAGGTTACCCGTCTGTGCGAATCGATGGTCAAGGGGGACTGGACGCTCAAGCCCGACTCCGGACGCGGGATTCTGCTGGGACGTGTCCTCGCCGACCGTCTGGGTTGCACACTCGGCGACGAGACGGTGCTCTACAGTCTGCGCGGCGAAGCGTTAAGCGAGGGTATGCCCCCCAAGATCATGAAGTTTGTCGTCACCGGCATTTTCGAGACCGGGATGTACGAATACGACGCCTCGCTCTGCTACATTCAGCTTGCCGACGCCCAGCGTCTCTTCCTCCTGCCCGGCAAGGTGACCGGTTTCCAGGCCAAAGTGGCCGACTGGAACCGCGCCGATGAGGTCGCCGTCGGCATCGAAGCGCGCCTCGACGGTGACCTCTACGCCACCGACTGGATGCAGATGCACCGCAACCTGTTCAGTTGGATGGAAATCGAGCGGGTCTGGGCGATCGTCGCGCTCTCGCTGATTGTCACCGTCGCCGCCTTTAACATCGTCTCAACGCTGATCATGGTGGTGATCGACAAGCGCCGCGAGATCGCCGTGCTCAAGACCCTGGGCGTCCCCTCCAGCGGCGTGCGCGCCATCTTCATGTGGCAGGGCAGCATCATCGGCATCGTCGGCACCGTGCTGGGGCTGGCGCTCGGGCTGGCGATGTGCTGGGCGCAGAGCACCTTCAATCTGGTTTCGCTGCCGCCGGAGATCTACTTCATCGATTCGCTGCCGGTCATCGTCGACGCCGAGGACGTGATCGTCGTCGGCGTGCTGGCGATTCTCATTTCGTTTTTGGCCACCATTTACCCCGCGCGGCGCGCCGCCCGGCTCTATCCGGTTGAGATTCTCCGCTACGAATGA
- a CDS encoding ATP-dependent Clp protease ATP-binding subunit has product MNDMFSEAARKAIEYARDEAARLRHDYIGTEHLLLGLIRLGEGMAIDIISNIGIDLAELKTSVEEVVQPSGGTMTMGQLPLTARAKKTLEVAGQEARALKSKEIDTEHILLALLKDEEGVAAQVLSMYDVDYKDAYEELKNIRGGKPSAYGKKRKKSKTPALDHFGRDLTELARKGKLDPIIGRDNEIERVSQILSRRKKNNPVLIGEPGVGKTAIAEGLAQRIVEGNVPEMLENKRLVTLDMTSLVAGTKYRGQFEERLKAVMNEIVNSNDVIIFIDELHTIVGAGGAEGSLDASNIFKPSLARGELQCIGATTLNEYRKYIEKDGALDRRFQTVMIEEPVYADTLAILKGLRPKYEEHHKIKISEEAIIAAVKLSDRYISGRYQPDKAIDVIDEAGSRAHLKSCTKPSEFADLEQKIIDIQTAKENAVKNQEFETAARLRDELKIAREELEARKKTWLEDREKSMYTLSAEDVAEVVSKMTGIPVFRLEEKESKKLLRMEEELNNRVIGQAEAIAVLTKAIRRARAGLSDPRRPIGSFIFLGPTGVGKTELARALAQFLFEDADALIRIDMSEYMEKFSVSRLIGAPPGYVGYEEGGQLTEKVRRKPYSVVLLDEIEKAHPEVFNILLQLLDDGQLTDSFGRKVDFKNTVVIMTSNIGTRQLQDEKAMGFQKEQVQGSYEHMKSKVLAELKKMFNPELLNRIDDTIIFHSLGTGEIARIVDIVLEDVAKRLAERGISFQLTQSAREFLARRGYDPNLGARPLRRAVQRYLEDPLAEEILRGQFAGDCAVNIDLDPSGEKLVFSLAVMADPPKATPAPA; this is encoded by the coding sequence ATGAACGACATGTTTTCCGAGGCCGCTCGCAAGGCGATCGAGTACGCGCGCGATGAAGCCGCCCGCCTGCGGCACGACTACATCGGCACCGAGCACCTGCTTCTGGGCTTGATCCGGCTCGGTGAGGGCATGGCCATCGACATTATCAGCAATATTGGCATCGATCTGGCGGAATTGAAGACCTCGGTCGAAGAGGTCGTCCAGCCCTCCGGCGGCACCATGACCATGGGTCAACTGCCGCTGACCGCCCGCGCCAAGAAGACCCTCGAGGTCGCCGGCCAGGAGGCGCGCGCGCTCAAATCGAAGGAAATCGACACCGAGCACATCCTGCTGGCCCTGCTCAAGGACGAGGAGGGGGTCGCCGCTCAGGTGTTGTCGATGTATGATGTCGATTACAAGGACGCCTACGAGGAACTGAAGAACATCCGCGGCGGCAAGCCGTCGGCGTACGGCAAGAAACGCAAAAAATCCAAGACCCCGGCGCTGGACCACTTCGGACGCGACCTCACCGAACTGGCGCGCAAGGGCAAGCTCGATCCGATCATCGGCCGCGACAACGAAATCGAACGTGTCAGCCAGATCCTGTCGCGCCGCAAGAAGAACAACCCCGTGCTCATCGGCGAGCCGGGCGTGGGCAAGACCGCCATCGCCGAAGGGCTGGCCCAGCGCATCGTCGAGGGGAATGTCCCCGAGATGCTCGAAAACAAGCGGCTGGTCACGCTCGACATGACCTCGCTGGTGGCCGGCACCAAATACCGCGGCCAGTTCGAGGAGCGGCTCAAGGCCGTCATGAACGAGATTGTCAATTCCAACGATGTCATCATCTTCATCGATGAGCTGCACACGATCGTCGGCGCCGGCGGCGCCGAAGGGTCGCTGGATGCCTCCAACATCTTCAAGCCTTCGCTGGCCCGCGGCGAACTGCAGTGCATCGGCGCCACCACCTTAAACGAGTACCGCAAGTACATCGAGAAGGATGGCGCGCTGGACCGCCGCTTCCAGACCGTGATGATCGAGGAGCCGGTCTACGCCGACACGCTGGCCATCCTCAAGGGCCTGAGGCCCAAGTATGAGGAGCATCACAAGATCAAGATCTCCGAGGAGGCGATCATTGCCGCGGTCAAGTTGTCCGACCGCTACATCTCCGGGCGCTACCAGCCCGACAAGGCGATCGACGTCATCGACGAGGCCGGTTCGCGCGCGCACCTGAAGTCGTGCACCAAGCCCAGCGAGTTCGCCGACCTGGAGCAGAAGATCATCGACATCCAGACCGCCAAGGAAAACGCGGTCAAAAACCAGGAGTTCGAGACCGCCGCGCGTCTGCGTGACGAACTGAAAATCGCCCGCGAGGAGCTCGAGGCCCGCAAGAAGACCTGGCTTGAGGACCGCGAGAAGTCGATGTACACCCTCAGTGCCGAGGACGTTGCCGAGGTCGTCTCGAAGATGACCGGCATCCCGGTCTTCCGGCTGGAGGAAAAGGAGTCCAAGAAACTCCTGCGCATGGAAGAGGAGTTGAACAACCGCGTGATCGGGCAGGCGGAAGCGATTGCCGTCCTGACCAAGGCGATCCGTCGCGCCCGCGCCGGGCTTTCCGACCCGCGCCGTCCGATCGGCTCGTTCATCTTCCTCGGCCCGACCGGCGTCGGCAAGACCGAGCTGGCCCGCGCCCTGGCGCAGTTCCTCTTTGAGGACGCCGACGCGCTCATTCGCATCGACATGTCCGAGTACATGGAGAAGTTCTCGGTCTCGCGCCTGATCGGCGCGCCCCCTGGCTATGTTGGTTACGAAGAGGGCGGCCAGCTGACCGAGAAGGTCCGGCGCAAGCCCTACTCGGTGGTCCTACTCGATGAAATCGAAAAGGCCCATCCGGAGGTCTTCAATATCCTGCTGCAGCTGCTCGATGACGGCCAGCTCACCGATTCGTTCGGACGCAAGGTCGACTTCAAGAACACCGTCGTCATCATGACCTCCAACATCGGCACCCGCCAGCTGCAGGACGAAAAGGCGATGGGATTCCAGAAGGAGCAGGTGCAGGGCTCCTACGAGCACATGAAGAGCAAGGTGCTGGCCGAGCTGAAGAAGATGTTCAATCCCGAACTGCTCAACCGCATCGACGACACCATCATCTTCCATTCGCTGGGCACCGGCGAGATTGCCCGGATCGTCGACATCGTGCTGGAAGATGTGGCCAAGCGTCTGGCCGAACGGGGCATCTCATTCCAGTTGACCCAGTCGGCGCGCGAATTTCTGGCGCGGCGCGGCTACGATCCGAATCTGGGCGCGCGGCCGTTGCGCCGGGCGGTCCAACGCTATCTGGAGGATCCACTGGCCGAGGAGATCTTGCGGGGCCAGTTCGCCGGCGATTGCGCCGTCAACATCGACCTCGATCCCTCCGGCGAGAAACTGGTTTTCTCCCTTGCGGTTATGGCCGATCCGCCCAAGGCCACCCCGGCCCCGGCGTAG
- the rpmA gene encoding 50S ribosomal protein L27, whose product MAHKKGVGSSRNGRDSHGQRLGVKAYGGNFVTAGSIIIRQRGTQIHPGRNIGIGKDWTLFAMVDGVVRFVGGKGDKRIVHIDKV is encoded by the coding sequence ATGGCTCATAAAAAGGGTGTCGGTTCTTCCCGCAACGGCCGCGATTCGCACGGCCAACGGTTGGGTGTCAAGGCCTACGGCGGCAACTTCGTCACCGCCGGCTCGATCATCATCCGCCAACGTGGGACGCAGATTCATCCCGGACGCAACATTGGCATCGGCAAGGACTGGACGCTGTTTGCCATGGTCGACGGGGTCGTGCGTTTTGTCGGCGGCAAGGGCGACAAGCGCATCGTGCACATCGACAAGGTTTGA
- a CDS encoding UvrB/UvrC motif-containing protein encodes MKCENCGERDASVHFTQIRNNRKSEMHLCKECAKSKGFHNPLDDVPFPLAEFLTSMVQRGGAPSDPIARLVCPECGMRFIDFSRIGRFGCGQCYTAFRAPLEDLFRKVHGAVQHRGRGPETQLRSLPSPVEEEVRLKEDLRQAIEREDFELAAELRDRLKAVTASLPRSGRSRRSS; translated from the coding sequence GTGAAATGTGAAAACTGCGGCGAACGCGACGCCAGCGTGCACTTCACGCAGATTCGCAACAATCGCAAAAGCGAAATGCACCTCTGCAAGGAGTGCGCCAAAAGCAAGGGGTTCCACAACCCGCTCGACGATGTCCCGTTTCCGTTGGCCGAGTTTCTGACCTCGATGGTCCAGCGCGGCGGCGCGCCCTCCGACCCGATCGCCCGGCTGGTGTGCCCCGAATGCGGCATGCGCTTCATCGATTTTTCGCGCATCGGACGCTTCGGCTGCGGCCAATGCTACACCGCCTTCCGCGCCCCGCTGGAGGATCTCTTCCGCAAGGTCCACGGCGCGGTGCAGCACCGCGGACGCGGCCCGGAGACGCAGCTGCGCTCGCTCCCCTCGCCGGTCGAGGAGGAGGTTCGTCTTAAGGAAGATTTGAGACAGGCAATTGAACGCGAGGATTTCGAACTGGCCGCCGAACTGCGCGACCGTCTCAAGGCCGTCACCGCCTCGTTGCCGCGCAGCGGGCGGTCGCGGCGGTCCTCGTAA
- a CDS encoding OmpH family outer membrane protein: MGRTSGRLVRWGLIALAVAWAAAGMTATAQAQGKIGWVDLDRILGEYAEFKEAEELFRKDASVWEAEFDSLQEVYFNRLEDYKKQQLILNEERRQQREDELKALEQTVMETKTRLEQQAEKRRAELTNPILQKIQEVVQTIATNEDYDFVFNASQIYMTPAGIQFAPVMYAKKKLDITDRVFEELAKIK, translated from the coding sequence ATGGGACGCACAAGTGGGCGGCTGGTCCGCTGGGGGTTGATCGCGCTGGCTGTGGCATGGGCTGCGGCCGGGATGACCGCAACCGCGCAGGCGCAGGGGAAGATCGGCTGGGTTGATCTGGACCGCATCCTGGGCGAATACGCCGAGTTCAAGGAGGCCGAGGAGTTGTTCCGCAAGGACGCGTCGGTCTGGGAGGCCGAATTCGACAGTCTGCAGGAAGTCTACTTCAACCGGCTGGAAGACTACAAGAAGCAGCAACTGATCCTCAACGAGGAGCGCCGCCAACAGCGCGAGGATGAGCTCAAGGCGCTGGAGCAGACGGTGATGGAGACTAAGACGCGCCTCGAGCAGCAGGCCGAAAAGCGCCGCGCCGAGCTGACCAACCCGATTCTGCAGAAGATCCAGGAAGTGGTGCAGACCATCGCCACCAACGAGGACTACGACTTTGTCTTCAACGCCTCGCAGATTTACATGACGCCGGCGGGGATCCAGTTCGCGCCGGTGATGTACGCCAAAAAGAAGCTCGACATCACCGACCGGGTGTTCGAGGAGTTGGCCAAGATCAAATGA
- the fumC gene encoding class II fumarate hydratase: MSTRVETDTMGPVNVPSDRYWGAQTERSRQNFKIGGDRFPRELIRALGVLKKAAALTNRELGLLTPEKADLIVRAADEVIEGKLDDHFPLVVWQTGSGTQTNMNANEVIANRAIELAGGQIGSKKPIHPNDDVNKAQSSNDTFPTAMHIAAAEQIKKRLIPQVKRLRDTLDKKSREFKDIIKIGRTHLMDAVPLTLGQEFSGYVQQLDNDIARLEAALPELYELALGGTAVGTGLNTHPDFAVKGARKIAEITGLPFVTAPNKFEALAAHDALVHAHGALKTLACSLMKIANDIRWLASGPRCGLGELHIPENEPGSSIMPGKVNPTQPEAMTMVCCQVLGNDVAVNCGGAMGNFELNVFKPVIIHNVLHSIRLLADACESFDEHCAVGIEANKANIDRFLHNSLMLVTALNPHIGYDNAAKVAKKAHAENITLREAAIMLGVLTGEKFDEIVRPEKMIGPGM, from the coding sequence ATGAGCACACGAGTCGAAACCGATACCATGGGACCGGTCAATGTCCCGTCGGACCGTTACTGGGGCGCGCAGACCGAGCGGTCGCGTCAGAACTTCAAGATCGGCGGGGACCGCTTTCCCCGCGAACTGATCCGCGCGCTGGGCGTGCTCAAGAAGGCCGCGGCGCTCACCAACAGGGAACTGGGGCTGCTGACGCCCGAGAAGGCCGACCTGATCGTGCGCGCCGCCGACGAGGTGATCGAGGGCAAGCTCGACGATCACTTCCCACTCGTGGTCTGGCAGACCGGCTCGGGCACACAGACCAACATGAACGCCAACGAGGTCATCGCCAACCGCGCCATCGAGCTGGCCGGCGGGCAGATTGGCTCGAAGAAGCCGATCCACCCCAACGATGATGTCAACAAGGCGCAGTCCTCCAACGACACTTTCCCGACCGCGATGCACATCGCCGCCGCCGAGCAGATCAAAAAACGCCTCATCCCGCAGGTGAAGCGTCTGCGCGACACACTCGACAAGAAATCACGCGAGTTTAAGGATATCATCAAGATCGGACGCACCCACCTGATGGACGCGGTCCCGCTTACGCTCGGGCAGGAATTCTCCGGCTATGTCCAGCAGTTGGACAACGACATCGCCCGCCTGGAGGCGGCGCTCCCCGAGCTGTATGAACTGGCCTTGGGCGGCACCGCGGTCGGCACCGGCCTCAACACCCATCCTGATTTCGCGGTCAAGGGCGCCAGGAAGATCGCCGAGATCACCGGTTTGCCCTTCGTCACCGCGCCGAACAAGTTCGAGGCGCTGGCGGCGCATGACGCGTTGGTGCATGCCCATGGCGCGCTCAAGACCCTCGCCTGCTCACTGATGAAGATCGCCAATGACATCCGCTGGCTGGCCTCCGGCCCGCGCTGCGGCCTGGGCGAACTGCACATTCCGGAGAACGAGCCGGGATCGTCGATCATGCCCGGCAAGGTCAACCCGACCCAGCCGGAAGCGATGACCATGGTTTGCTGCCAGGTGCTCGGCAACGATGTCGCGGTCAACTGCGGCGGCGCGATGGGCAACTTCGAACTCAACGTCTTCAAGCCGGTGATCATTCACAACGTGCTGCACTCGATCCGCCTGTTGGCCGACGCCTGCGAATCGTTCGATGAGCACTGCGCCGTCGGCATCGAGGCCAACAAGGCGAACATCGACCGCTTCCTGCACAACTCGCTCATGCTGGTGACCGCGCTCAACCCGCACATCGGCTACGACAACGCCGCCAAGGTCGCCAAGAAGGCCCACGCCGAAAACATCACGCTGCGCGAGGCGGCGATCATGCTCGGCGTCCTCACCGGCGAGAAATTCGACGAGATCGTCCGTCCCGAGAAGATGATCGGCCCGGGGATGTAG